The Plectropomus leopardus isolate mb chromosome 7, YSFRI_Pleo_2.0, whole genome shotgun sequence genome window below encodes:
- the rbm42 gene encoding RNA-binding protein 42: MALKSGEERLKEMEAEMALFEQEVLGGPVPVSGSPPVMEAVPVALSVPAIPVVRPIIGTNTYRQVQQTLEARAASFVGPPPPIYAGPVPPVRPPMLRPAFVPHILQRPVGQRLPMMRGPPIAPPLPRPPPPPPMMLPPSLQGQAPQSASQPIQHMAAATQVNDMVSMVSAPPTRQVATPPIKPTPSIIQAAPTVYSSPPAPVGHKRIDVRAQRQARMEELAARVAEQQAAVMAAGLLDKKESEDSSTVIGPSMPEPEPPHTEPVESASEDKKRAKVEKVKKCIRTAAGTTWEDASLLDWDSDDFRIFCGDLGNEVNDDILARAFSRYPSFLKAKVVRDKRTGKTKGYGFVSFKDPNDYVRAMREMNGKYVGSRPIKLRKSMWKDRNLEVVRKKQKEKKKLGLR, encoded by the exons ATGGCGCTCAAGTCAGGAGAGGAGCGTCTGAAGGAGATGGAGGCTGAGATGGCTCT GTTTGAGCAGGAGGTTCTTGGTGGCCCAGTACCAGTGTCAGGAAGCCCACCTGTTATGGAGGCAGTACCTGTGGCCCTCTCTGTCCCTGCAATTCCAGTAGTGCGACCCATTATCGGTACCAACACCTACAGACAG gTCCAGCAGACATTAGAAGCCAGAGCTGCTAGTTTTGTTGGTCCTCCACCCCCCATCTATGCTGGACCAG TCCCTCCAGTGCGTCCTCCCATGCTGAGACCAGCCTTTGTCCCCCATATCCTGCAGCGACCTG TTGGTCAGAGGCTGCCAATGATGCGCGGCCCTCCAATAGCACCTCCTCTGCCCCggcctcctccaccacctcccaTGATGCTCCCTCCTTCTCTGCAGGGCCAGGCACCTCAGAGTGCCTCTCAGCCCATCCAGCACATGGCTGCAGCAACTCAG GTCAATGATATGGTCTCAATGGTGTCAGCCCCACCCACAAGACAGGTAGCCACGCCCCCAATCAAACCGACACCGTCAATCATCCAGGCAGCACCAACCGTATACTCCTCCCCTCCTGCCCCTGTTGGACATAAAAGAATTGATGTCCGAGCTCAGAGACAGGCCAGAATG GAGGAACTTGCAGCGCGGGTTGCAGAGCAGCAAGCAGCAGTGATGGCAGCAGGTCTGCTGGATAAGAAGGAGAGCGAAGACAGCAGCACCGTCATTGGACCCAGCATGCCTGAGCCTGAGCCCCCCCACACTGAG CCTGTGGAAAGTGCTTCAGAGGACAAAAAGAGAGCGAAGGTGGAGAAGGTGAAGAAGTGTATCCGTACTGCAGCAGGAACCACGTGGGAGGACGCCAGTCTGTTGGATTGGGATTCAG ATGATTTCCGAATATTCTGCGGTGATCTTGGTAATGAGGTGAATGATGACATACTGGCCAGAGCCTTCAGCAGATACCCGTCTTTCCTCAAAGCTAAG GTGGTGAGAGACAAGCGTACAGGAAAGACTAAAGGCTATGGCTTCGTCAGCTTCAAGGATCCAAACGACTACGTGCGAGCCATGAGAGAGATGAACG GGAAGTATGTCGGCAGTCGTCCAATCAAACTGAGGAAGAGCATGTGGAAGGACCGCAACCTGGAGGTGGTTCgcaagaaacagaaagagaagaagaaactgGGCCTCAGATAG